In Deinococcus psychrotolerans, the genomic window CACTCGCCTTGTTCAGTCACTTGCAGTGCGGGATTGAGAACTCGGAAGTACTCCACCACAGCCTGCACCAAGTCGTCGGGCGTGCTGGCGGCGCTGCTGATGCCCACCGAACGCACGCCACTCAACTCCAGGTCCCGCACATCGTCAGCCGTCTCCAAGCGGTACGTGCGCGGGCACAGCTCCGCCGCCAACTCCAAGAGGCGCATTCCGTTGCTGCTGTGGGTGCTGGTCAATACCAAAAAGGCGTCTACTTTCGGGGCAATCCGCTTGATCTCGTCTTGGCGGTTTTTGGTGGCATAGCATAAATCCTCGCTGGGCGGAATGAGGAGCGCTGGAAAACGGGCCTTGAGAATGTCCACCGTGCGGCGGGTGTCGTCTACGCTGAGGGTCGTTTGGGTCAGCACCACCAGCTTTTCAGGGTCAGGCACCTCAACGGTGTGAGGATCGCTGAGACCCTCGCCGGTCTTGCCCAGAACGCCGACGATGATGGTTTGCTGCGGCGCTTCGCCCAACGTGCCGATGACTTCTTGGTGGCGGGCACTGTCGCCGATCAAGAGGATGGTGTAGCCCTCGCGGGCATATTTTTTGGCTTCGGTATGCACTTTGGTGACCAGCGGACAGGTGGCGTCAATGGTCGAGAGACCCAGCTCGCGGGCACGCTGCCGGACTTGCGGCGAGACGCCGTGTGCCGAAAACACCAACGTTTCGCTGCCTGCTGGCAACATCTCTAAGCTGTCCAGCTCTTCTACAAAGTGAACGCCGTGGCCCTCTTCGAGCCGCGAGACGACGGTGTGGTTATGGACGATGCTGTGGTAAACCGTCAGCGGCTTGGTTTCGGTTCGGGCGGCCTTTTCGACGGCTCCGATGGCCATCACCACGCCCGCGCAAAAGCCTCGGGGTTTGGCAAGAATAAGCTGTTCAACGCAGGATTGATGCATCAGGCGCTTAGTTTAACGTCTGTGTCTGACGGGGAGGGTAGCGCGGCTTCCTTAAGTCCGGTCAACTCCGACGCCGCCTCGGCTTGTCGCTTTTCTCGCTCCTCCCCTCTTCTTTACGGCGTGCCTCGACCACCAAACTGGCGTCCACGCTCCCGAAATCGGTGGGCTGCACCAAGCGCAGGAGGCGGTGCGGGGCGGCCAACTCGCTCGCCACGTACGCGCCGCCGGGGCGCAGATAATAGGTGCGGGCGGCCTGACCCGCCACCTCCGTCACCGGCAGCGGCTGGATATGCACCGCGCCGCCGGTCAGGGCTGCCCGCCAAAGGTGCTCGGGCGCGTCAGGACTCCGCAGAGCCATCACCAGACTGACCGGATCGTAATGGGCGGTGAGCAGCGGCGCGGTGGCTTCCTCACGGTTTTGGCGCAGGGTGATCAGCGCCGCCTCCGCGTCAAAAAACGTCTCGAAATGCGGTTTGTTGCGCCCGTCGCTCTCGCTGTAGCTCAAACTGGAAAAGTCCGGCCAGTAGCGAGACACCTGCACCTTTCGGATGACCGGCAACACCCCACCGAAATCGGTTTGTACCCGCGTTTGGTAGCCGAGGCCCTGAGCGCCGAACTTCTCCAGCTGAGTTTGCCAGATTTGCTCTCCAGCAAAGCGCCCACCCAAAGTGAGTGTCAAGCGCAGCGACTCGCTGCCCAGCCAGCGGGGACGCTCAGCGAGGGGCGCGGCCTGAATCACTGAATCAGGTTCCAGAAGCTCTCGCCGGGGCCGTCCCACTTGACGTTCAGGGCCTCGGCCACCGTCGCGCCGATGTCGGCAAAGGTTTGGCGGTCACCCAGATGCACCCCAGCGCCTTTGCCCGTTGGGCGGTAGGCCAGCAGCAAGCCGTGTTCGCGGGTGTGGTCGGTGCCGGGCCAGGTCGGGTCGTTGCCGTGATCGGAAATCAGCAGCAAGCAGCCGTCTGCGGGCACCTCGGCCAAGAGTTGCGGCAGGGCGTCATCAAAGGCCCCCAACGCCTGTGCGTAGCCGTGCGGGTCGCGGCGGTGGCCGTATTTGCTGTCGAAGTCCACCAAGTTGGTGAAGACCAAGCCGTCAAAATCTTGGTGCATCCGGGCCACCGTTTTGCGAATGCCGTCGGCGTTGTCGTCGGTGTGGTGCTCTTCGGTAAAACCCTGATGGTCGTAGATGTCGGGAATTTTACCGATGCCGATCACGTCTTTTCCGGCGTCCTTGAGAGCGTCCAGCACTGTGCGCGGCGGGGTCAGCGAGAAGTCGCGGCGCAGTTCACCGGCCCGCTCGAAAGGATATTCGCCCCGGAAGGGACGGGCGATCACGCGGGCCACGGCGTATTCGCCCTGCAAAATCTCGCGGGCGGCCTGACACCAAGCATAAAGGGTTTCAATCGGCACTTTGTCGAGGTGGGCGGCAATTTGAAACACGCTGTCACCAGAGGTGTAAACAATCGGGTCGCCGGTTTTGAGGTGCTCAGGGCCGTAATCTTTGATGACTTCGGTGCCGCTGTAAGGCTTGTTGCACAGGTAGCCGGTGCCGGTGGCTGCCGTGAACTGGTTCATTACGGCGCTGGGAAAGCCGTTTGGAAAGATTTGGAAAGCGTGTTCGAGCTGCACACCCATAAATTCCCAGTGGCCGGTGGAGGTATCTTTGCCGGGGCTGACTTCCTTAAGGCGGCCAAAGCTGCCGCTGGCCTGCGCTGGAGCGGGGGTGGCGAGTTCAAGGGTGGGAACTTGGCCCAAACCCAGCGCGGCGAGGTTGGGCAGCTCTACGCCGCTGGCCTTGAGGGTGTGGTTGAGGGTGTGCGATCCCACGTCGCCAAACGCCTGCGCGTCGGGCAGCTCGCCCGCGCCCACCGAGTCCAGCACGATGATGGTGAATTTCATACAGACAGTTTAGAGCATTGTCCGGGGCGCAAAAGGCCACAGCGCTTGGTGAACGCGCTCACCGCCCTCAATTTTGGCCGTGCTAGGCTGTGCCGCGTGACCGCTGCCGCTCCCCAAGTTGACCTTCACTTTCCCGCCAACGGACAAACCGATTTCGAGGCGAGAGGCCTCAGCAAAACTTACGGCCGCCGCCAGGTCGTGCGCGGTGTGGATTTGCGCGTCACGCGCGGTGAAATCGTGGCGCTGTTCGGCCCCAACGGCGCGGGCAAAACCACTACTTTTTATATGATGGTCGGCTTCGTGCGCCCCGGCGGAGGCCGTATCACCTTGTCGGGTCAAGACGTTACGCGGCTGCCGATGCACCAACGCGCCCGGCGCGGGATCGGCTACTTGCCGCAGGAACCCAGCGCTTTTCGCAAGATGAGCGCCCGCGATAATTTGCTGGCGATTTTGGAATATCAAAACCTCAGCAAAGCGGAGCAAGAAAAGCGGGCCGACAGTTTGCTGGAAGAGTTTGGCCTGACCCACTTGGCGTCTTCGCAGGCGTATCAGTTGTCAGGCGGGGAGCGCCGGCGCTTGGAGCTGGCCCGCGCCCTGACCACCGATCCCGATTTTTTACTGCTGGACGAGCCGTTTACTGGCGTCGATCCCAAAAGCATCCGTGAAATTCAGCGCTTGATCCGTGAGTTGCGTGATCGGCGCGGCATCGGGGT contains:
- a CDS encoding phosphopentomutase, translated to MKFTIIVLDSVGAGELPDAQAFGDVGSHTLNHTLKASGVELPNLAALGLGQVPTLELATPAPAQASGSFGRLKEVSPGKDTSTGHWEFMGVQLEHAFQIFPNGFPSAVMNQFTAATGTGYLCNKPYSGTEVIKDYGPEHLKTGDPIVYTSGDSVFQIAAHLDKVPIETLYAWCQAAREILQGEYAVARVIARPFRGEYPFERAGELRRDFSLTPPRTVLDALKDAGKDVIGIGKIPDIYDHQGFTEEHHTDDNADGIRKTVARMHQDFDGLVFTNLVDFDSKYGHRRDPHGYAQALGAFDDALPQLLAEVPADGCLLLISDHGNDPTWPGTDHTREHGLLLAYRPTGKGAGVHLGDRQTFADIGATVAEALNVKWDGPGESFWNLIQ
- the ispH gene encoding 4-hydroxy-3-methylbut-2-enyl diphosphate reductase, with amino-acid sequence MHQSCVEQLILAKPRGFCAGVVMAIGAVEKAARTETKPLTVYHSIVHNHTVVSRLEEGHGVHFVEELDSLEMLPAGSETLVFSAHGVSPQVRQRARELGLSTIDATCPLVTKVHTEAKKYAREGYTILLIGDSARHQEVIGTLGEAPQQTIIVGVLGKTGEGLSDPHTVEVPDPEKLVVLTQTTLSVDDTRRTVDILKARFPALLIPPSEDLCYATKNRQDEIKRIAPKVDAFLVLTSTHSSNGMRLLELAAELCPRTYRLETADDVRDLELSGVRSVGISSAASTPDDLVQAVVEYFRVLNPALQVTEQGEWENITFREPKKVGPLGEISKQTALKV
- the lptB gene encoding LPS export ABC transporter ATP-binding protein gives rise to the protein MRGVDLRVTRGEIVALFGPNGAGKTTTFYMMVGFVRPGGGRITLSGQDVTRLPMHQRARRGIGYLPQEPSAFRKMSARDNLLAILEYQNLSKAEQEKRADSLLEEFGLTHLASSQAYQLSGGERRRLELARALTTDPDFLLLDEPFTGVDPKSIREIQRLIRELRDRRGIGVFITDHNVRETIALCDRVYLMYDGEVKFEGTPAAFAQDIDARNHYLGDDFEL